ACCTTACTTTTTATCGCTACCGGAAACTATTTCTACGTTTCCTTTTTTCAGTGCTTCTAATGCTTCACCTTCAGCATCTTCTTGCTTCTTAGCAGCATCTGCTTGGCTAATTAGTTTGGCAGCATTTTCTTCACTTTCAAGAATACCGAATTCAATCAACAAATCTTCTAGTTCATCCATTTCGATGGGTGTGGGAACGGCGAGATTTGTATTGTTGATAATCTTGTCTGCTAGTGTGCGATATTCATTAGCTTGGTTGCTGTCGGGTGCGTACTCATTTACAGTCATCCGACGCAATTCGGCGTGTTGCACGATGTTGTCACGGGGGACGAAGTGAATCATCTGGGTACTTAATCTGGCTGCTAAGGTGCTAATCAGTTCGTCTTCCCGGTCAGTTTTACGGCTGTTACAAATTAGCCCACCCAAACGTACACCACCAGTGTGAGCATATTTGAGAACGCCACGAGCAATATTGTTAGCTGCAAACATTGCCATCATTTCACCAGAGGTAACGATGTAGATTTCTTGCGCTTTACCTTCACGAATTGGCATCGCAAAACCACCGCATACAACGTCGCCCAATACGTCGTAGGATACGAAATCTACGTCTGAGTAAGCGCCGTTTTCTTCAAGGAAGTTAATGGCGGTGATGATACCCCGACCGGCGCAACCTACACCAGGTTCTGGCCCACCAGATTCTACACATCTGATATCCCGGAAACCGGTGATTACCACTTCTTCAAGTTCGATATCTTCCACAGCACCCCGTTCAGCAGCTAAATGCAGTACGGTAGTTTGAGCTTTACAGTGCAAAATCAAACGGGTAGAGTCAGCTTTGGGGTCACATCCGACAATCAAGATGCGTTTACCCACTTCTGCCATTGCAGCAAGGGTATTTTGAGAAGTGGTAGATTTACCAATACCACCTTTACCGTAAAAAGCAATCTGTCTAATTCTTTCGTCGGACATGATAATTTATCCTGCAATTGTTTGTTTGGTGAGTCAATCGGTTTATGAGGCATTGGTACTGTGTGCCTACCGAAGGCGTTGGCACTTTGTGCCTACCGGAGGTACTCGCGCTGTAAAATTACAGCAGTGACCTTATGTAGAACGTCATTGGAGGCGTTGGCACTTTGTGCCCACCGGAGGTGCTCGTTCTACAGCAAAAAGAGTCCGAAGAAAGAACATATTCAAGTTGTGGTCAGTTTTCGTTGGTCATTAGTCATTGTTTTTTCTGACTAATGGCTAGAGCAATAAGACATCACTCAAGGAATATTGCAAGTATTACCATCCGCTTACTTAAATGATTTCTCTAGCGGTAGTAATACCAATTGGAAAAAAGAAAGCTACAGATTCCAAGCCGGAAACTCAAATTGAAATCCGAATTACGAATTGAGCATTATCAGTTGTTGTAATCAGAAAGAAGGTTGCTCATACCTAAAGAGTGGTTGCAGCAGGATTTAAATTTACGCCAAGTTTCCCTAAATCACACAACCAACCATTGCAATCCACTCTAAACAGTCGCTACAACTTCCCCAATTTTGCTGATATCATAACCGCCAAGAATTTCAAATTGGGAGTGAACCATTCGATGTCCCAAAGTACTGAGCAACTGCTGTACTGGTGCTTCTTCTAAATATTCCTTGAGAATCACCAAATCATATCGTGACTGATGTAAAGGGATAAATCCCAGCCCAAAGGCGGTAGCGACAGATGCCGTACTTATACCTGCATCGGCAACTCCCCTGACTACGGCTTGGGCAACATCTTGGTGAGTTTTGAGTATATTGTCAAAGCCCTGAACAGCATCGAACGGTATCTGCTCCTTTTGGAGTGTTTGTTCCAAAAGCATCCGACTACCAGAACCGATTTCACGGTTAACAATAGTCGCTCCCCCAGCCACTAAGTCACTAACTGTTCTAATTCCCATTGGGTTCCCTGACTTTAACAAAAGTCCCTCCTCCCAAACACCAAGGGTAATCAGAACTGCTTCCCTCCCAGCCAGAACATCTCGAACAAAGGGAGTATTATACTCACCAGTCTCAGGATCGTACAGATGCATCCCAGCAATGTGCGCCTCACCTCTGCATAGACTGTGCAATGCAGCCATGCTATTGGCGAAGTTATATTGAACTCGCAGTTGAGGATGCCAGCGTTCGGTGGCTCTTGCCCATAGTGAAATCACAGGGGCACAACCAGCAATTACAACGGTGTTATGGAGTGTGTCGAGATTATCGTCTAAAAGACGGACTCGAACTTTATTTGTACCTGCAACACTTGTACTTTCACCATCAGCCG
This window of the Nostoc commune NIES-4072 genome carries:
- the nifH gene encoding nitrogenase iron protein, encoding MSDERIRQIAFYGKGGIGKSTTSQNTLAAMAEVGKRILIVGCDPKADSTRLILHCKAQTTVLHLAAERGAVEDIELEEVVITGFRDIRCVESGGPEPGVGCAGRGIITAINFLEENGAYSDVDFVSYDVLGDVVCGGFAMPIREGKAQEIYIVTSGEMMAMFAANNIARGVLKYAHTGGVRLGGLICNSRKTDREDELISTLAARLSTQMIHFVPRDNIVQHAELRRMTVNEYAPDSNQANEYRTLADKIINNTNLAVPTPIEMDELEDLLIEFGILESEENAAKLISQADAAKKQEDAEGEALEALKKGNVEIVSGSDKK
- a CDS encoding substrate-binding domain-containing protein, which produces MKQDSDLRNNLKSIRTRLGMSQQDLANIASVTRQTISGVESGLYAPSVAITLRLAKALGCQVEDLFWLERDLPEIEAVLAKPVPNGQQLRVSMARVGGQWIAYPLIGKDAFRQDMIPADGESTSVAGTNKVRVRLLDDNLDTLHNTVVIAGCAPVISLWARATERWHPQLRVQYNFANSMAALHSLCRGEAHIAGMHLYDPETGEYNTPFVRDVLAGREAVLITLGVWEEGLLLKSGNPMGIRTVSDLVAGGATIVNREIGSGSRMLLEQTLQKEQIPFDAVQGFDNILKTHQDVAQAVVRGVADAGISTASVATAFGLGFIPLHQSRYDLVILKEYLEEAPVQQLLSTLGHRMVHSQFEILGGYDISKIGEVVATV